A single window of Periophthalmus magnuspinnatus isolate fPerMag1 chromosome 9, fPerMag1.2.pri, whole genome shotgun sequence DNA harbors:
- the adamts13 gene encoding A disintegrin and metalloproteinase with thrombospondin motifs 13 isoform X5, with amino-acid sequence MSFVLLVCLLLLRPGSTAIMTSPLYENSSVSPSGDSVYTRQYRSVKMPDVTHLELLVVVGPDVHNVHQQDTERYILTNLNIASELLRDITLGANMRMHLVSLIILTEPEPEIQMSPNITFSLRSVCEWGKKINPSNDSSPLHADLLLYITRYDLVLPDGNKQVRGVAQLGGVCTEDWSCVITEDTGFDLGITVAHEIGHSFGINHDGVGNSCGSSGFMMASDGVYNSVDLTWSSCSRQQLLTFFSNGKADCVKDLPVFEGSLQNWRPGLFYGVNEQCQIAFGKAARACSFNSPDLPQCRVLSCHVDNDSSCKRLLVPLLDGTECGPNHWCLKGRCVSPEELGSSVAVHGSWSNWSDFSPCSRTCGGGVTHRTRKCNNPKPAFGGHHCVGQEIQAELCHQNPCENTQLDFMAEQCSHTDLHPLYLQPNMASFYTWTPAIGIAKGNDQCRYMCQSDGENFIVSRGSQFVDGTRCEFDSPPPFGSIAACLKGKCQFFGCDGVLLSEKTHDNCGVCGGNGSSCTLTSDSFTGGLAKKYITFLVIPMNATQVHIINMAPLFTHMAVLVEGQYIVSGKGNVALNMTYPSPLDENHLEYRLHLTPDLLPEMEELLLPGPVQQEIHIQVYRKYGREYGEKTNPNITYKFYLPIHNTSSFASQPKGTWTKFLTPCTVSCGAGVQKHVYLCVDQDTSEQLKPQYCDRPMPSDPLYTTCQQPQCPPRWETGEFGPCSSLCGGGERLRPVRCVQEHGDELMSLPDTECGSDTVPPAVEKCNMHHCPARWHVSEPGKCSAVCGPGEAKRDVFCVREEGGQDIKVNESICIQQNRPPDIVPCVVNVCPVGWESKAEQDELKLNVGLMPRSRPASVYVWSPVSSQCSKTCGNGTQQVWFSCVDHQTRMGVPDYHCDASTRPEPYSEICSTSSCPPMWRSKQGVCSVTCGGGVANLVQYCAVEKERGEVVVDDTECQDFPKPKAVVACNTHSCPARWMVLQTLACSVSCGLGVAQRTVLCVQFFNGKESVVPDNTCHAAVRPANMVPCLQRVCSFRWEIKPWTQCSVTCGYGIQSRPVLCVGPANTEPVSPLLCMHMPKPLTIQGCNVGCLDKPPAPVVNPTTISTAVTLSVLVNHTEGPLPPPTVSLKETPRHRIDHIHTTEAIYPLIIPTTQAPTSS; translated from the exons ATGTCTTTTGTGCTCCTggtctgtctgctgctgctgaggccTGGCTCCACTGCTATAATGACATCTCCATTGTACGAA AATTCCAGTGTTTCTCCATCTGGGGACTCTG tgtataCACGACAGTATCGCTCAGTAAAAATGCCTGATGTGACCCATTTGGAACTTTTGGTTGTGGTTGGTCCAGATGTTCACAATGTCCACCAGCAGGACACTGAAAGATACATCCTCACCAATCTCAATATT GCTTCTGAATTGTTGAGAGACATCACTTTGGGAGCCAACATGAGGATGCACCTGGTCAGTCTCATTATTTTGACTGAGCCAGAG CCAGAGATCCAAATGTCCCCAAACATCACCTTTTCCCTTAGAAGTGTTTGCGAGTGGGGGAAGAAAATAAACCCCTCCAATGACTCAAGCCCTCTACACGCTGATCTCCTGCTCTACATTACAAG GTATGACCTGGTGTTACCTGATGGGAATAAGCAGGTCAGAGGGGTTGCACAGCTGGGTGGAGTGTGTACTGAAGACTGGAGCTGTGTAATTACAGAGGACACTGGCTTTGACCTGGGAATCACAGTCGCTCATGAAATTGGTCACAG CTTTGGGATCAACCATGATGGTGTGGGAAACAGCTGTGGCAGCAGTGGATTCATGATGGCTTCGGACGGCGTTTATAACAGTGTGGATCTGACCTGGTCCTCCTGCAGTAGACAGCAGCTGCTCACATTCTTCAG TAATGGAAAGGCTGACTGTGTGAAAGACCTGCCTGTTTTTGAAGGCTCTCTGCAGAACTGGAGGCCTGGTCTGTTCTATGGAGTCAATGAGCAATGTCAAATAGCCTTTGGTAAAGCTGCCAGAGCCTGCTCTTTCAACAGTCCAGATTTA CCTCAGTGCCGCGTTTTGTCATGTCATGTGGATAATGACAGTTCCTGCAAGCGATTGTTGGTGCCATTGTTGGATGGAACCGAGTGTGGTCCTAATCAC TGGTGTTTGAAGGGCCGCTGTGTGTCACCTGAGGAGCTGGGCTCTTCTGTGGCGGTGCATGGATCCTGGTCCAACTGGTCTGACTTCTCCCCCTGCTCAAGGACGTGTGGTGGGGGAGTCACTCATCGCACGAGAAAATGCAATAACCCAAA ACCTGCATTTGGAGGACATCATTGTGTGGGTCAGGAAATACAAGCTGAACTTTGTCATCAGAAC CCATGTGAAAACACCCAGCTGGATTTTATGGCAGAGCAGTGCTCCCACACAGACCTCCATCCACTTTACCTGCAGCCAAACATGGCATCTTTCTATACCTGGACCCCTGCTATTGGCATTGCAAAAG GAAATGATCAGTGCAGGTACATGTGCCAGTCAGATGGGGAAAACTTCATAGTCAGTCGAGGGTCTCAGTTTGTAGATGGCACTCGTTGTGAATTCGACAGCCCACCTCCCTTTGGCTCTATAGCAGCTTGTCTAAAAGGGAAATGCCAG TTCTTTGGCTGTGATGGTGTTCTACTTTCTGAGAAAACACATGACAACTGTGGAGTGTGTGGCGGAAATGGATCATCCTGTACTTTAACCTCTGACTCGTTCACTGGTGGCTTGGCAAAAA AATACATTACCTTTTTGGTAATTCCGATGAATGCCACCCAAGTTCATATTATAAACATGGCACCACTCTTCACACATATGG CTGTGCTAGTTGAAGGCCAGTATATAGTATCTGGTAAGGGAAACGTGGCTCTAAATATGACGTATCCCTCTCCATTGGATGAAAACCACTTAGAATATCGCCTTCACTTGACCCCTGACCTTTTACCAGAGATGGAAGAGCTTCTTCTACCTGGACCAGTGCAACAAGAGATACATATACAA GTTTATCGCAAATATGGTAGAGAATATGGGGAAAAAACTAACCCAAACATTACCTACAAATTTTATCTACCAATTCATAACACGTCTTCATTTGCCAGTCAACCTAAAGGCACATGGACTAAGTTTTTAACACCATGTACAGTTTCTTGTGGAGCAG GTGTCCAGAAGCATGTATACTTATGTGTGGATCAAGACACCAGTGAACAGTTAAAACCTCAATACTGTGATAGGCCTATGCCATCTGACCCACTTTATACAACCTGCCAACAACCGCAATGTCCTCCCAG gtGGGAAACAGGGGAGTTTGGGCCTTGTAGTTCATTGTGTGGTGGAGGAGAAAGGTTGCGTCCTGTTAGATGTGTCCAAGAACATGGAGATGAACTTATGTCTCTACCTGATACTGAATGTGGAAGTGACACAGTGCCACCTGCTGTtgaaaaatgtaacatgcaCCACTGCCCCGCCAG GTGGCATGTCTCAGAGCCAGGAAAATGCTCAGCAGTGTGTGGGCCTGGAGAGGCTAAACGTGATGTGTTCTGTGTCCGGGAAGAAGGTGGACAAGATATTAAAGTGAATGAGAGCATCTGCATACAGCAGAATCGCCCCCCTGATATAGTTCCCTGTGTAGTAAATGTGTGCCCAGTAGGATGGGAATCTAAGGCTGAG CAGGACGAGCTAAAGTTAAACGTTGGTCTGATGCCTCGGTCAAGGCCAGCCTCTGTATATGTGTGGAGTCCTGTTAGCAGCCAGTGCTCAAAGACCTGTGGCAATG GGACCCAGCAGGTGTGGTTTTCCTGTGTGGACCACCAAACCCGGATGGGTGTGCCCGACTATCACTGCGATGCCTCAACCAGACCTGAGCCTTATTCAGAGATCTGCAGCACATCATCATGCCCTCCCAT GTGGCGCTCCAAGCAAGGAGTCTGCAGTGTGACATGTGGAGGAGGGGTAGCCAACCTAGTGCAGTACTGCGCtgtggaaaaagagagaggggaggtagTTGTGGATGATACAGAGTGCCAAGACTTTCCAAAACCAAAAGCAGTGGTGGCCTGCAATACCCACAGCTGCCCAGCTAG GTGGATGGTTTTGCAGACACTAGCCTGCTCTGTATCTTGTGGATTGGGTGTAGCTCAAAGAACAGTTTTGTGTGTCCAGTTTTTTAATGGAAAAGAAAGTGTAGTGCCAGACAATACTTGCCATGCTGCTGTCAGGCCAGCCAACATGGTGCCCTGTCTACAGCGAGTCTGTTCATTCAGGTGGGAAATCAAGCCATGGACCCAG TGTTCTGTAACCTGTGGCTATGGGATCCAGTCCAGACCTGTGTTGTGTGTAGGGCCTGCAAATACTGAACCAGTCAGCCCTCTGCTTTGTATGCACATGCCCAAACCTCTAACTATTCAGGGCTGCAACGTGGGCTGCCTAGACAAGCCACCCGCGCCTGTTGTCAATCCTACTACCATAAGCACTGCAGTAACTCTTTCAGTGCTGGTTAACCACACAGAAGGACCACTCCCCCCTCCCACTGTGAGCCTCAAAGAAACACCACGTCATCGCATAGATCATATACATACAACAGAGGCAATTTATCCTTTGATTATTCCAACTACCCAAGCACCCACATCTAGTTA G